One region of uncultured Methanolobus sp. genomic DNA includes:
- a CDS encoding metal ABC transporter permease produces the protein MLEILQYDFMRNAIFAAILASIACGIIGVYVVVKKIVFISGGITHASFGGIGLGYYLGVNPLFGLIPFSLFSAIVMGLVSKRTKVAEDTAIGILWSLGMAIGIILIYWTPGYAPDLMTYLFGNILTVPMSDIYLMLGLDAVIIFVVYAYYKHFMALCFDEEFTTVSGLSAEKLYLLLLCLIALTIVLLIKVVGIILIIALLTMPASLSRHYTNNLGKMMYLAIFFGVLFSLTGLFLSYFFDAPSGATIILSMSTVYILHFLYDGLKPKTAS, from the coding sequence ATGCTTGAAATACTCCAGTATGATTTCATGAGGAATGCAATTTTTGCCGCTATCCTTGCCAGTATTGCTTGTGGTATAATCGGCGTTTATGTAGTTGTGAAAAAAATCGTTTTCATCAGTGGTGGCATAACACACGCCTCTTTTGGCGGGATTGGCCTAGGATACTACCTTGGTGTTAATCCACTGTTTGGCCTGATACCTTTTAGTTTGTTTTCAGCTATTGTCATGGGTCTTGTAAGCAAGCGTACAAAAGTGGCTGAAGACACGGCAATAGGTATATTGTGGTCTCTTGGAATGGCTATTGGTATCATCCTCATTTACTGGACGCCAGGCTATGCTCCGGATCTGATGACGTATCTTTTTGGTAATATCCTGACCGTCCCGATGTCAGACATATATCTTATGCTGGGGCTGGATGCTGTAATTATATTTGTCGTCTATGCTTACTACAAACATTTCATGGCACTTTGTTTTGACGAGGAATTCACAACGGTTTCAGGTCTGTCAGCAGAGAAACTTTACCTTCTCCTGCTTTGTCTTATTGCACTTACCATCGTACTTCTGATAAAAGTAGTCGGAATCATTCTTATCATTGCACTCCTGACCATGCCTGCATCTCTTAGCAGGCACTACACCAATAATCTTGGAAAAATGATGTATCTTGCAATTTTCTTTGGTGTGCTTTTCAGTCTTACAGGCCTGTTCCTGTCATACTTCTTTGATGCACCTTCCGGTGCTACAATAATCCTGTCAATGTCAACGGTTTATATACTCCATTTCCTGTATGATGGCCTTAAACCAAAAACAGCATCATGA
- a CDS encoding cysteine desulfurase — protein MYDVFSVREDFPVLKEVIYLDSAATTQTPVQAVSAMQDYFFKYAANHGRGAHRLARETTNHYEDARESVASFLNMDAEKTIFTKNATESINIVSRGFPWKKGDHIIVTLIEHHSNLLPWMRLKEIGVDVTVVGTDASGVIDPESIRSAIRDNTRFMAVNHVSNVFGSIQDIEKIIKIAKQAGVKILVDGSQSAGNMPVDMKLLDPDFFICPGHKGLLGPQGTGVLYIKEPDEIEPLFLGGGMVSSVTRESFRMEPSPAKFEAGTPNIPGVIGLGRAVEYVAELGVDFIQKHEFGLSRKAASLLSEIEGVEVYGPEKRAGVVPFNVVGMNSHDVAMILDQTRGICVRSGYHCAMPGVDNLGVNGTVRASFGLYNTEDELESLVKTVSDITSLV, from the coding sequence ATGTATGATGTTTTCAGTGTAAGGGAAGATTTTCCCGTATTGAAAGAAGTTATTTATCTTGATAGTGCGGCCACCACACAGACTCCGGTTCAGGCTGTTTCTGCAATGCAGGATTATTTTTTTAAGTATGCAGCAAACCATGGACGTGGTGCTCACAGGCTTGCAAGGGAAACTACAAATCACTATGAAGATGCAAGAGAATCCGTGGCATCTTTCCTTAATATGGATGCTGAAAAAACGATCTTCACAAAGAATGCAACAGAAAGCATCAATATTGTATCCAGGGGTTTCCCATGGAAAAAAGGGGACCATATCATAGTAACGCTCATTGAGCATCATTCCAACCTGCTTCCGTGGATGCGCCTGAAGGAAATTGGTGTTGACGTAACTGTTGTAGGTACTGATGCAAGCGGCGTTATTGACCCGGAGAGTATCCGCAGTGCAATCAGGGACAACACACGGTTTATGGCTGTAAACCATGTATCGAATGTATTTGGTTCGATACAGGATATTGAAAAGATAATCAAAATTGCAAAACAGGCAGGTGTGAAAATACTTGTGGATGGTTCGCAGTCCGCAGGAAACATGCCGGTTGATATGAAATTACTTGACCCTGATTTCTTTATCTGTCCGGGGCATAAGGGTTTGCTTGGTCCTCAGGGAACAGGTGTTCTATACATCAAGGAGCCGGATGAGATCGAACCATTATTTCTTGGTGGTGGAATGGTAAGTTCTGTCACAAGGGAATCTTTTAGGATGGAGCCAAGTCCTGCAAAATTTGAGGCAGGAACTCCCAATATTCCTGGTGTAATTGGCCTTGGGCGTGCAGTGGAATATGTCGCGGAATTAGGTGTTGATTTTATCCAGAAGCATGAATTTGGACTTTCCAGGAAAGCTGCATCCCTTCTTAGTGAAATAGAAGGCGTAGAGGTCTATGGTCCTGAAAAGCGTGCAGGAGTTGTACCTTTCAATGTCGTTGGCATGAATTCTCATGATGTTGCAATGATACTTGACCAGACACGTGGTATCTGTGTAAGAAGTGGCTATCATTGTGCAATGCCAGGAGTTGACAATCTTGGCGTAAACGGCACTGTGAGGGCATCATTTGGATTGTACAATACAGAAGATGAGCTTGAATCTCTTGTTAAGACAGTTTCAGATATCACTTCACTTGTATGA
- a CDS encoding zinc ABC transporter substrate-binding protein produces the protein MNKITTLIITFLLMGVVLTAGCVDEQSSSDATSNSDSDTIIVGVSIVPQQQFVEKIAGDNVEVVVMVPPGASPHSYEPTPSQLTALSDAKMYAMVGSGITVEDTMIGKLEDLNSDMLIVDCSEGITLVEMVAHSHDEEEHDHEAEGEEHDHEEEEGLDPHIWTSPDNVEIMVENIYQGLVEVDPDNQETYLANKNAYLAELAELDEQIQTTLEGKEGTSFMVYHPAWGYFAKHYGITQVPVEIEGKEPSVQDMQNLIDEAKEKGIKVIFVQSGFSTVSAEAIASEIDGEVVELDPLAKDYIDNLSKVAEAFKEGLA, from the coding sequence ATGAATAAAATAACAACACTAATAATTACTTTTCTTTTAATGGGTGTCGTTCTGACAGCCGGCTGTGTAGATGAACAAAGCTCCTCCGACGCTACATCGAATTCGGATTCTGATACCATTATTGTAGGTGTTAGTATTGTCCCGCAACAGCAATTTGTAGAAAAGATTGCAGGGGACAATGTGGAAGTAGTAGTAATGGTTCCTCCTGGTGCAAGTCCGCATTCTTATGAACCAACACCAAGCCAGCTTACAGCTCTTAGCGATGCTAAAATGTATGCAATGGTAGGTTCCGGAATTACAGTAGAAGACACTATGATAGGTAAACTTGAGGACCTGAATTCCGACATGCTCATTGTTGATTGTTCAGAAGGTATCACACTCGTTGAAATGGTAGCTCACAGTCACGATGAGGAAGAACATGATCATGAGGCTGAGGGGGAAGAACACGATCATGAAGAAGAAGAAGGTCTCGATCCCCACATATGGACTTCACCTGATAATGTGGAAATAATGGTGGAGAACATTTACCAGGGGCTTGTTGAGGTCGATCCTGATAACCAGGAAACCTATCTTGCTAACAAGAATGCATATCTTGCAGAACTGGCTGAGCTTGATGAGCAGATCCAGACCACACTTGAAGGAAAAGAAGGCACCAGCTTTATGGTCTATCATCCTGCATGGGGCTACTTCGCCAAACACTACGGAATAACACAGGTACCTGTTGAGATTGAAGGCAAGGAGCCAAGTGTTCAGGATATGCAGAACCTCATCGATGAAGCAAAAGAAAAAGGTATCAAGGTCATTTTCGTACAGTCAGGTTTTAGTACTGTCAGTGCAGAAGCTATAGCAAGTGAGATCGATGGAGAAGTTGTAGAGCTTGATCCATTGGCGAAAGATTATATAGATAACCTTTCAAAGGTAGCAGAAGCGTTTAAAGAAGGACTGGCTTAA
- a CDS encoding ORC1-type DNA replication protein — protein MSKDMLLWDETIFSNGEVLEFDYLPEYFAHRDSQMQALRFSLKPALRGMRPVNCLVKGPPGTGKTTAVMKVFNEVKEYTDSVAFVKVNCQMDSTRFAVVSRIYEQLVHITPPSSGISFRRLFEKVIKHLLDSDKTLVVALDDINYLFPEGHADEVMYSLLRAHEQYPGARISVIAIISDVGIPYSFDPRVGSVFLPEEIAFPRYEVSEIADIISNRVKHAFFKDVVSDEALDKVVIYVDRTGDLRIGIDLLKRSGLNAERRASKTVSAEDVDKAYEASRLLHLCRNIKSLSDHEKTLLGLIAKDSSLPTGELYKSFHEVTGLGYTRFYEIIEKMHVSRLIDADFSGKGMRGRTRYVAPAYDSEDILKCLE, from the coding sequence TTGAGCAAAGACATGCTTTTGTGGGATGAAACAATTTTCAGCAACGGTGAGGTTCTTGAATTTGATTACCTGCCGGAGTATTTTGCGCACAGGGATTCCCAGATGCAGGCGCTTCGTTTTAGTCTTAAACCCGCTCTGCGGGGAATGCGCCCGGTTAACTGTCTTGTAAAAGGTCCACCCGGCACTGGAAAGACTACTGCTGTAATGAAGGTCTTCAACGAAGTAAAAGAGTACACTGATAGTGTTGCTTTTGTAAAGGTAAATTGCCAGATGGATTCCACAAGATTTGCTGTTGTTTCCAGAATATATGAACAACTGGTTCACATCACACCCCCTTCGTCTGGAATCTCTTTCAGGAGACTTTTTGAGAAAGTGATAAAACACCTTCTAGATTCCGACAAAACCCTTGTTGTAGCTCTTGACGATATAAATTACCTTTTCCCTGAAGGGCATGCAGATGAGGTTATGTACTCACTTCTAAGGGCACATGAGCAATATCCCGGCGCGAGGATCTCTGTTATAGCAATCATCAGTGATGTTGGAATTCCTTACAGTTTTGATCCTCGTGTAGGCTCAGTATTCCTTCCGGAAGAGATAGCTTTCCCAAGATATGAGGTATCAGAGATTGCTGATATCATATCCAATCGTGTGAAACATGCCTTTTTCAAGGATGTCGTTTCTGATGAAGCACTGGACAAAGTTGTAATTTATGTGGACAGGACAGGGGATCTGAGAATTGGTATTGATCTTTTGAAGCGCTCCGGTCTTAATGCAGAACGAAGAGCAAGTAAGACCGTATCTGCTGAAGATGTTGACAAAGCCTATGAAGCTTCAAGACTCCTGCATCTATGTCGCAATATCAAATCTCTTTCCGATCATGAGAAGACATTACTTGGTTTGATTGCAAAAGACAGCAGTCTCCCCACCGGTGAGCTTTACAAGTCATTTCATGAAGTTACAGGGCTTGGATACACTCGTTTCTATGAAATTATTGAAAAAATGCATGTCTCAAGATTAATTGATGCAGATTTTTCAGGCAAGGGTATGCGGGGAAGGACTAGATATGTTGCTCCTGCCTATGATTCAGAAGATATACTCAAATGTCTTGAGTAA
- a CDS encoding YcaO-related McrA-glycine thioamidation protein, producing the protein MPEINIDRSLSFMEGTQRVLDENSTLEKTKDNLKNIGVTRIASITDLDRLGIPVFSSIRPSAAEGAISVYSGKGSTETQARISSMMEGFERCLAEKSGINENVKEDVQSVEVVETYDELRKENNVLNPPSLLISESYDPKALIEWIQGWDLLNNEEIFVPSNSVYHPYEAPGRTAKLFRSNTNGLAAGNRIEEAIFHGLLEVIERDALSIAEFTRNPGKEIILTEEDGENYEILRKFTDNEIDVKIWALNHDTGIATIVATTDDVRLRDAALLVMGAGAHLKPEIAVRRALTEAAQSRVVQIHGAREDTEREEFVRGIGYDRIKRMNKYWYEDGEKISMSELKDLSKTTPAESIDVITEQLKKVTDSAIVVDLSRESVPVPVVRVIIPTFEVYTLDRERVGNRVKSGPRKKMAPHERPWRKGRRR; encoded by the coding sequence ATGCCAGAGATAAACATTGACAGATCACTCAGCTTCATGGAAGGTACCCAGCGGGTACTTGATGAAAACAGCACCCTTGAGAAAACAAAAGATAATCTCAAGAACATAGGTGTTACCAGGATAGCAAGCATTACGGATCTTGACAGACTCGGCATACCTGTTTTCTCCTCCATCAGGCCAAGTGCCGCAGAAGGTGCTATCTCAGTGTATTCCGGAAAAGGAAGCACAGAAACACAGGCAAGGATATCGTCCATGATGGAAGGTTTTGAGCGTTGCCTTGCTGAAAAAAGTGGCATAAACGAAAATGTGAAGGAAGATGTACAATCAGTTGAAGTTGTGGAAACCTATGACGAACTTCGCAAAGAGAATAATGTACTGAATCCTCCTTCCCTGCTTATATCTGAAAGCTATGATCCAAAAGCACTGATAGAATGGATACAGGGATGGGACCTTTTGAATAATGAAGAGATCTTTGTGCCCTCTAATTCAGTATACCACCCTTATGAAGCACCAGGAAGAACAGCGAAACTTTTCAGAAGCAACACCAATGGACTTGCTGCCGGCAACAGAATTGAAGAAGCAATATTCCACGGGTTGCTTGAAGTGATTGAAAGAGATGCGCTCAGCATTGCAGAGTTTACCAGGAATCCGGGTAAAGAGATCATTCTCACAGAAGAAGACGGAGAAAATTATGAAATTCTCCGCAAGTTCACAGACAATGAAATCGATGTTAAAATCTGGGCACTCAACCACGACACCGGGATAGCAACCATAGTTGCTACTACAGATGATGTAAGGCTCAGGGATGCTGCCCTTCTTGTAATGGGTGCAGGTGCACACCTCAAACCTGAAATTGCAGTAAGAAGAGCGCTCACAGAAGCTGCACAATCAAGGGTCGTACAGATACACGGCGCACGTGAGGATACAGAGCGTGAGGAATTTGTCAGGGGAATAGGATATGACAGGATCAAGCGTATGAATAAATACTGGTATGAGGATGGAGAGAAAATTTCCATGTCTGAGCTGAAAGATCTGTCAAAAACTACACCTGCTGAGAGCATTGATGTAATAACCGAGCAACTCAAAAAGGTTACAGATTCAGCTATTGTTGTAGACCTTTCCCGCGAAAGTGTACCAGTCCCGGTTGTACGGGTAATAATTCCTACATTTGAGGTGTACACACTTGACAGGGAAAGAGTTGGCAATAGGGTGAAGTCCGGACCCAGAAAGAAAATGGCCCCACATGAAAGACCATGGAGAAAAGGGCGCAGAAGATGA
- a CDS encoding ABC transporter ATP-binding protein, translating into MENVIDLKDIWVSYGGVTVLESVNLTVKDKDFLAIIGPNGGGKSTLLKVILGLIRPDKGSVNLLGGRPAKTRKDVGYVPQYHSSNLDFPITVWDVVLMGRLSHKGPLQRYTEDDRNAATEALKTVGMLDLKDRQIGELSGGQKQRVFIARSLVTKPKLLILDEPSTGIDSRMQKEFYELLNKLKSEIAIVMVTHDISAISVYVDKVGCLNRKFHYHDDKEISPHDLEVSYQCPVELIAHGVPHRVLKEH; encoded by the coding sequence ATGGAAAATGTGATCGATCTTAAGGATATATGGGTAAGTTATGGTGGCGTTACGGTTCTTGAGTCAGTGAACCTGACAGTAAAGGATAAGGATTTCCTGGCTATCATAGGTCCCAACGGGGGGGGCAAAAGCACTCTTCTGAAAGTTATCCTGGGATTGATCAGACCTGATAAAGGTTCAGTTAACTTATTGGGTGGCAGGCCTGCAAAAACAAGAAAGGATGTAGGTTATGTCCCCCAATATCATTCTTCTAATCTTGATTTTCCCATAACGGTATGGGATGTTGTTCTCATGGGTCGTCTGAGTCATAAAGGTCCTCTTCAGCGTTATACTGAAGATGACCGGAATGCAGCTACAGAGGCTCTAAAGACTGTAGGAATGCTTGATCTTAAGGACAGGCAGATCGGTGAGCTTTCCGGTGGTCAGAAACAAAGGGTTTTCATTGCCCGTTCTCTTGTTACGAAACCGAAACTGTTAATACTGGATGAACCGTCCACTGGTATAGATTCCAGAATGCAGAAAGAGTTCTATGAACTTCTCAATAAGCTGAAATCCGAGATTGCTATTGTAATGGTGACTCATGATATCAGTGCGATCTCAGTTTATGTTGATAAGGTCGGTTGTCTGAACAGGAAATTCCATTATCACGACGATAAAGAAATTAGTCCGCATGATCTGGAAGTATCATATCAGTGTCCGGTAGAACTGATTGCACATGGTGTGCCACACAGGGTATTAAAAGAGCACTGA
- a CDS encoding MBL fold metallo-hydrolase, with product MLIQQIFTEKIAHSSYILAGDKNCAIIDPRRDIDIYLDITRDMGIKITHILETHLHADFISGHMDLAKRTGAPIYTPEKANCDFEHVSLSEGDSIEIEDIRIDIIETPGHTPEHISYIITDIIRGKEPVAVFCGDTMFVGDVGRPDLFPGRAEELASKLYDTLHEKLLNLPEFCEIYPTHGAGSLCGRAMASKRSSTIGYERKYNYALLIDDKTEFIDSLTNDMPSAPDHFSRCTEINRKGPELLKKLHIPEALNNDAFRNIMRDAVVLDVRSFESFGGQHIPDSYNIDINSNFPTYAGWLIPPEKNIILVSDNYTQAFEACQQLHRVGLDKVEGYLEGGMYGWVTEGFTAKHVPQISAPELNDRMHKGEKTTIVDVREKSEYEEFHIEGAVNIPVHELRERYTELDPDAETVLICGSGQRSGMGCSLLLQHGFRKVMNAAGGMTGYAAAGFGHECPMCVLPWAPFGNR from the coding sequence ATGCTAATACAACAGATATTCACTGAAAAAATCGCCCACAGTTCTTACATCCTGGCGGGTGACAAAAACTGTGCGATAATTGATCCGAGAAGAGATATTGACATCTACCTTGACATTACAAGGGACATGGGAATAAAGATCACACATATTCTTGAAACACACCTTCATGCAGATTTTATTTCCGGGCACATGGACCTCGCAAAACGAACAGGTGCACCAATATACACACCTGAAAAAGCAAATTGTGATTTTGAACATGTTTCTCTTTCAGAAGGCGATTCCATTGAGATAGAGGACATCAGAATTGATATTATAGAAACTCCAGGCCATACCCCTGAACATATATCCTACATAATCACGGATATTATAAGAGGAAAAGAACCAGTGGCAGTTTTCTGCGGAGATACGATGTTTGTAGGAGACGTAGGGAGACCTGACCTGTTTCCTGGAAGAGCGGAAGAACTCGCTTCAAAACTATATGACACACTCCACGAAAAGTTGCTGAATTTACCTGAATTCTGTGAAATATATCCCACGCATGGCGCAGGCTCACTCTGCGGAAGGGCAATGGCATCAAAAAGAAGCAGTACAATAGGGTACGAAAGAAAATACAACTATGCACTCCTGATAGATGACAAAACGGAGTTCATAGATTCACTTACAAATGATATGCCTTCGGCACCTGATCATTTCAGCAGGTGTACAGAGATAAACCGCAAAGGTCCGGAATTATTAAAGAAACTGCATATCCCGGAAGCTCTGAACAATGATGCATTCAGGAATATAATGAGAGACGCAGTAGTCCTTGACGTTCGCAGCTTCGAGTCATTCGGAGGACAACATATTCCGGATTCATACAATATTGATATAAATTCAAATTTCCCAACCTATGCAGGATGGCTCATTCCTCCTGAAAAAAATATTATTCTTGTTTCAGACAATTACACGCAGGCATTTGAAGCTTGCCAGCAGCTTCATCGCGTTGGTCTTGACAAAGTTGAAGGATACCTGGAAGGAGGAATGTACGGATGGGTAACCGAAGGCTTTACTGCAAAACATGTCCCGCAAATATCAGCGCCGGAGCTGAACGACAGAATGCACAAAGGAGAGAAAACAACTATTGTAGATGTAAGAGAAAAATCAGAATATGAAGAGTTCCATATTGAAGGGGCTGTGAATATTCCAGTGCATGAATTAAGAGAACGTTACACTGAGCTTGACCCGGATGCTGAAACTGTTCTTATATGCGGCTCTGGCCAGAGATCAGGAATGGGGTGTAGCCTCTTACTTCAGCATGGATTCAGGAAAGTTATGAATGCTGCTGGAGGCATGACAGGCTATGCGGCAGCAGGATTCGGGCACGAGTGTCCTATGTGTGTTCTTCCATGGGCACCATTCGGGAACCGGTAG
- a CDS encoding metal-dependent transcriptional regulator, with translation MQEITGLELSPKKVEYLKFLLKRNDLVKTTDISTELNVDPSTSTKTINDLSESGYVDHIPYRGVRLTEMGREFAEFFVNRHNILSLMLSHYGLSSDDACAEVSRFEAFVSKNAIDTICGAMGHPTVSVCGKIKHSSCNLH, from the coding sequence ATGCAGGAAATTACAGGTTTGGAATTATCTCCGAAAAAAGTGGAATACCTGAAGTTCCTTCTCAAGAGGAATGATCTGGTAAAGACTACTGATATATCTACGGAATTAAATGTTGATCCTTCTACATCTACAAAGACAATTAATGATCTTTCCGAGTCCGGATATGTAGATCATATCCCTTATCGTGGGGTTCGTCTTACGGAAATGGGTCGGGAATTTGCAGAATTTTTTGTTAACAGGCACAATATCCTGAGTCTGATGCTGAGTCATTATGGTCTTTCTTCGGATGATGCCTGTGCTGAAGTATCACGCTTTGAAGCATTTGTTTCAAAGAATGCTATAGATACTATCTGTGGTGCAATGGGTCATCCTACTGTAAGTGTTTGTGGGAAAATAAAACATTCTTCATGTAATTTGCATTAA
- a CDS encoding TfuA-related McrA-glycine thioamidation protein yields the protein MSIKSEVLVFAGSSISHEDAAEILDATYWPPISRGDIGKAASEGYKIIGIIDGIFFSRAAAAHKEIINVIKDGVTVIGGCSMGALRASELDIHGMEGVGTIYEWYRDGVIEDDDEVAVATNPDTFEPVSSPMVNIRETLKAANSAGIIDKEQCRLITRLAKNTHYTERSYFGISRTAEKEGIIPKEKAESLLQFCKGNERDIKKEDAILVLEKIKEIIK from the coding sequence ATGAGTATTAAATCAGAAGTCCTTGTATTTGCAGGTTCCAGTATCAGTCATGAAGATGCAGCAGAAATCCTTGATGCCACATACTGGCCGCCTATATCCAGGGGAGACATCGGCAAAGCTGCCAGTGAAGGTTACAAAATAATAGGTATCATCGATGGTATCTTTTTTAGCAGGGCAGCTGCAGCCCACAAAGAGATAATAAATGTAATTAAAGACGGCGTTACCGTTATCGGTGGATGCAGTATGGGAGCCCTGAGGGCATCAGAGCTTGATATCCATGGAATGGAAGGCGTGGGTACAATATATGAATGGTATAGGGATGGAGTTATCGAAGATGATGACGAGGTTGCTGTTGCCACGAATCCTGATACATTCGAACCGGTTTCCAGCCCCATGGTCAATATAAGAGAAACACTGAAAGCTGCAAACTCTGCAGGTATCATTGACAAAGAGCAGTGCAGGCTTATAACCCGGCTTGCAAAAAACACACACTACACAGAAAGAAGCTATTTTGGGATCTCAAGAACAGCAGAGAAAGAAGGAATAATACCAAAAGAAAAGGCTGAAAGCCTCCTTCAGTTCTGTAAGGGAAATGAGCGTGACATCAAAAAAGAAGACGCTATTCTTGTTCTTGAAAAAATAAAAGAGATCATTAAATGA
- a CDS encoding SprT family zinc-dependent metalloprotease, whose product MTVETNYEKKSFTYGKKTIEYQLFYSKRKTLEIAVHPDSTIIVKAPIDSQISLIEKKIHQRARWITKQLDYFQQFTPKTPEKVYISGETHLYLGKQYRLKVMQGQENSVKLSRGIFQVICHDEPKPELVKKLMKKWYLDKAKIQFSKSFERCWPKFNSMGFSKPPMSVKKMQKRWGSLSEKGTMTLNTELIKASKECIDYVIIHELCHLKYHDHSSEYYKMLDSFMPDWEKIKHKLELSMA is encoded by the coding sequence ATGACCGTGGAAACAAATTATGAAAAAAAGTCATTTACCTACGGTAAAAAAACTATTGAATACCAGCTCTTTTACTCCAAAAGAAAAACACTGGAAATTGCAGTTCATCCAGATAGTACCATAATTGTCAAAGCACCGATTGACTCTCAAATTTCACTAATTGAAAAAAAGATACATCAAAGAGCTAGATGGATAACAAAACAGCTTGATTATTTTCAGCAATTCACCCCAAAAACACCGGAGAAAGTTTACATTAGTGGAGAAACGCATCTGTATCTTGGCAAACAATATCGTTTAAAAGTCATGCAGGGACAGGAAAATAGTGTAAAACTGTCCAGAGGGATTTTTCAGGTCATCTGCCACGATGAACCAAAACCGGAACTCGTAAAAAAACTCATGAAAAAATGGTATCTGGATAAAGCAAAAATCCAGTTTTCTAAAAGCTTTGAAAGATGCTGGCCAAAGTTTAATTCCATGGGCTTCAGTAAACCTCCCATGTCTGTAAAAAAGATGCAGAAAAGATGGGGAAGCCTGTCAGAAAAAGGCACCATGACGCTAAATACAGAACTGATCAAAGCCTCAAAAGAATGCATCGATTATGTGATTATCCATGAACTTTGTCATTTAAAGTATCATGACCATAGTTCTGAGTACTACAAAATGCTTGATTCATTTATGCCGGACTGGGAAAAGATAAAACATAAACTCGAACTCAGCATGGCTTAA